In a genomic window of Wyeomyia smithii strain HCP4-BCI-WySm-NY-G18 chromosome 1, ASM2978416v1, whole genome shotgun sequence:
- the LOC129717105 gene encoding uncharacterized protein LOC129717105 — MHPNSSWVRGPAFLYQSEEGWPKRELPLANTTEALRIHLLLHEVKGSDILVEPGRFSKWTVLVRTMACVLRFVSNCRRNVAGLPIEVLRATNKQAKLLKLRKRASIRRPLQQSEYQQAELFLLKMAQVENFIDELTVLKRNRNRPTNQWITIEKSSPLYKLTPLLDESGLIRMEGRVERADFLPFDLRFPAILPNNHRITWFIVQHYHERSGHGYRQAVKNELRQLYYIPHVDAVVQKVSSSCVWCKVHRSRPQVPRMAPLPVQRLTPNLRPFSFVGVDYLGPFDVTVGRRTGKRWIALFTCLVTRAVHLEVAHGLTTQSCLMAVYRFVGRRGWTCEFFSDNGTNLRGASKEVLEVVRRIGDDCSDQITNARTKWTFNPSATPHMGGVWEGFVRSVKEMLSALDDGRRVTDEILQTTIVEAEDIINSRPLTYVTQQREKAEALTPNHFLRGTSLNQPCAGSPVVPVVPDQCYQTGKQRDPPFLCSAPNSNIKRSQIIDSNEAERTKVWPKAPRDAFQRSQQLANVMWERWIKEYVPSLNQRTKWFGETRPLKSGDLVYVVEGNSRKCWIRGVVEEPIVSGDGRVRQAWVRTKSGRFKRATAKLAVMDIQEGNSEPDSTPGTGLRAGKCSGHTGYVTAASLHA, encoded by the exons ATGCATCCTAACAGTTCGTGGGTTCGCGGACCAGCATTTCTGTACCAAAGTGAGGAAGGGTGGCCAAAAAGAGAACTGCCGCTGGCAAACACGACAGAGGCACTGAGGATCCATCTATTGCTGCATGAGGTAAAAGGATCGGACATTCTCGTGGAACCTGGTCGCTTCTCTAAATGGACGGTGTTAGTACGAACTATGGCGTGCGTACTTCGTTTCGTGTCGAACTGTAGGAGAAATGTTGCCGGGTTGCCGATTGAAGTACTACGTGCAACAAACAAGCAGGCAAAGTTGCTGAAGTTAAGGAAAAGGGCATCGATAAGGCGACCGCTTCAGCAGAGCGAGTACCAGCAAGCGGAActgtttttgttgaaaatggCGCAGGTGGAAAACTTTATCGATGAACTGACGGTACTGAAACGAAACAGGAATCGTCCGACTAATCAGTGGATAACCATCGAAAAGTCTAGTCCGTTGTACAAACTCACTCCGTTGCTCGATGAGAGTGGCTTGATCCGCATGGAGGGACGAGTTGAGCGAGCAGACTTTCTTCCGTTTGATCTACGTTTTCCAGCGATTCTGCCGAACAATCATAGAATTACGTGGTTTATTGTTCAACATTATCACGAGAGGAGTGGTCATGGATACCGCCAGGCGGTGAAAAACGAGCTGAGGCAATTGTACTACATTCCACACGTGGATGCGGTGGTTCAAAAGGTATCGTCTTCATGCGTTTGGTGCAAGGTACATCGTAGTCGGCCTCAAGTTCCGCGTATGGCTCCGCTACCGGTGCAGAGACTCACGCCAAACCTTCGTCCGTTCAGCTTCGTTGGAGTCGATTATTTGGGACCGTTTGATGTTACTGTTGGGCGCCGAACAGGGAAACGGTGGATCGCGCTGTTTACCTGTCTGGTAACACGCGCGGTGCATTTGGAAGTGGCACATGGGTTGACTACTCAGTCATGCCTAATGGCAGTATATCGGTTCGTGGGTCGTCGTGGTTGGACGTGCGAATTCTTTTCCGATAACGGAACCAATCTGCGAGGAGCTAGCAAAGAAGTGCTAGAAGTTGTTCGGAGAATAGGAGACGACTGCTCCGATCAAATTACAAACGCTCGGACAAAGTGGACGTTTAATCCGTCAGCAACACCCCATATGGGAGGCGTATGGGAGGGTTTTGTGCGTTCAGTCAAGGAGATGCTGTCGGCTCTTGACGACGGTAGGCGTGTAACGGATGAGATTCTGCAAACAACTATTGTCGAGGCGGAGGACATAATAAATTCTCGTCCGCTCACCTACGTTACACAGCAGAGAGAGAAAGCTGAAGCACTCACCCCGAACCACTTTTTGAGGGGTACCTCACTGAACCAGCCTTGCGCAGGTTCACCAGTTGTACCAGTTGTACCAGACCAGTGTTACCAGACAGGTAAACAGCGCGATCCACCGTTTCTCTGTTCGGCGCCCAACAGTAACATCAAACGGTCCCAAATAATCGACTCCAACGAAGCTGAACGGACGAAGGTTTGGC CAAAAGCACCTCGGGACGCGTTTCAGCGTTCACAGCAGTTAGCCAACGTGATGTGGGAGAGATGGATAAAGGAGTATGTCCCCTCGCTAAATCAGAGGACAAAATGGTTCGGCGAGACTAGACCGTTGAAATCTGGAGATTTGGTGTACGTCGTGGAAGGTAACAGCCGAAAGTGCTGGATTCGAGGAGTGGTGGAGGAACCCATCGTGTCAGGTGACGGACGGGTTCGACAGGCATGGGTGCGAACGAAAAGCGGAAGGTTCAAGCGAGCGACAGCGAAACTAGCAGTGATGGATATTCAAGAAGGTAACTCTGAGCCGGATAGCACTCCCGGGACAGGGTTACGGGCCGGTAAATGTTCTGGCCACACT